CTGGTCAGTGGTCGCCCACTTGAACAGCTGGATCAACTGTTCGCGCCTTTGAAGCTGCCCGCCGCCGGCCTGCATGGCCACGAACTGCGCGGCCACGATGGGCGTGTGCTGCGCGACGAACACGACGACGACACCGCCGAGTGGCTGCACGCACTGCACCAGCAGGCGATGCGCTTCGCCCACGGCCATCCCGGCGTGCTGGTGGAAGACAAGGGCGTCGGCCTGGCCCTGCACTGGCGCGGCGCGCCGCATGCCGCCAGCGATGTCCGCGCCTTCGCCGACCGCCACGTGCGCGGTCGTGCCAGCTACCGCCTGCAACCCGGCGACCATGTGGTCGAGTTCGTGCCCGTCGGCACCGACAAAGGTCGTGCCGTGCGCCGGATGATGCAGTACCTGCCCTTCCGCGGCCGCCTTCCCGTGTTCCTCGGCGATGACCTCACCGATGAATTCGGCTTCGACGCTGCCAACGTCCAGCATGGCTGGAGCGTGCTGGTGGGTGAACGTGAACCGAGCGCGGCGGTGTTCGCGCTGCCCGACATACGCAGCGTGCACGCCTGGCTGCGTGAGAATGCCTATTGACCCGGCCAACCCCCACGGCCGCAACCGAGATGTACCGCGTGATGACCCAACCCGATCTTGATCTGGGCGTGGTCGGCAACGGCAGCTTCGGCGCCCTGGTCGACAAACATGCCCGCGTTGTCTGGAGCTGCCTGCCCACCTTCGACGGCGACCCCACCTTCTGTGCCCTGCTCGGCCCCAACCAGCAGACCGGTGGCGACTTCGCCATCGAGCTGGAGGACTTCGCCGGCAGCGAACAGGAGTACCTCACCAACACGGCGATCCTGCGCACCGTACTGCGCGACGCGCACGGCGGCGAACTGGAAATCCTCGATTTCGCCCCACGCTGGCGGCAGAACGACCGCTTCTACCGCCCGGTCAGCCTGATCCGCCAGGTGCGTCCGCTGGCCGGCAGTCCACGCATCACCGTGCGCGCACGGCCGCTGGCGGACTGGGGCGCGCGCGTGCCGGAGTCCACCTGGGGCAGCAACCATGTGCGCTGGATCCTGCCCGAGCACGTGCTGCGGCTGACCACCGATGTGCCGGTGCGCTTCATCCGCGATGGCCTGCCGTTCGTGCTCAACCACCCCATCCACCTGATCCTGGGCGTGGATGAATCGCTCAACCGTTCGATCAGTGGCTACGTGCAGGAAGCCTTCCAGCGCACCCGCGATTACTGGCGCGAATGGGTGCGCTACCTGTCCATTCCGCTGGAATGGCAGGACGCGGTGATCCGCAGTGCGATCACCCTGAAGCTGTGCCAGTACGAGGACAGCGGCGCGATCATCGCGGCAATGACCACCTCCATCCCGGAAGCTCCCGGCAGCGTGCGCAACTGGGACTACCGTTACTGTTGGCTGCGTGATGCGGCGTTCGTGGTGCGTGCGCTGAACCGCCTCGGCGCAACGCGCACGATGGAACAGTTCCTAGGCTACATCTTCAACCTGGCCACCACCGACGGCACGCTGCAGCCGCTGTATGGCATCGGCTTTGAAGCCAAGCTGGACGAAGACGAAGTGCCCAGCCTGTCCGGCTATCGCGGCATGGGCCCGGTGCGCCGCGGCAATCTGGCCTGGGTGCAACGCCAGCACGATGTCTACGGCAGCGTGGTGCTGGCGTCCACGCAGTTGTTCTTCGACCGGCGCCTGCAGGACCCGGGTGATGCGCACACCTTCGCCCGCCTCGAACCCCTCGGCGAACAGGCCTTCGCCCTGCACGACGTACCCGATGCCGGCCTGTGGGAGTTCCGCGGCCGCACCGAAGTGCACACCTACACCAGTGCGATGTGCTGGGCCGCCTGCGACCGCCTGTGCAAGATCGCCGTGCGCCTCAAGCGCGACGACCGCGCACGCTACTGGCGCGAGCGCGCCGACACCATCCACGCGCGCATCATGGCCGAATCCTGGAGCGAAGAACGAGGTCACTTCACCGATACGTTCGGCGGTCAGCGACTGGATGCCTCGCTGCTGCTGCTGGCCGACATCGGCTTCATCGATGCGCTGGACGCGCGCTTCATCGCCACCGTCGAAGCCATCGGCCGTGACCTCAAGCATGGCAATTCGCTGTACCGCTACGTTGCTCCGGATGACTTCGGCGAACCGGAAACCAGCTTCACCATCTGCACCTTCTGGTACATCGACGCACTGGCCGCCATCGGGCACATGGACGAAGCACGCGGGATGTTCGAACTGCTGTTGAAGCAGCGCAACCACCTGGGCCTGCTGTCGGAGGATCTGGCCTTCGACACTGGCGAAGCCTGGGGCAATTTCCCGCAGACCTATTCGCACGTCGGCCTGATCACCGCCGCGATGCGCCTGTCGCGGTCCTGGCAGGAGGCATCGTGAGTCGTCTGGTCGTGGTTTCAAACCGGGTGGCCGTGCCGGGCGAGAATCGTGCGGGCGGCCTGGCCGTCGGTCTGCTCGCTGCGCTGAAGGAACGTGGCGGCATGTGGTTCGGCTGGAGTGGAAAAAGCGTGCGTGACGGCAGCGGCACGCTGCACCGGCAGCAGGATGGCGACATCGAGTTCGTCACCCTCGACCTGAGCAAGCGCGAGGTCGATGGCTACTACAACGGCTTCGCCAATCGCACCTTGTGGCCGCTGCTGCACTTCCGCCTGGACCTGGTCGACTACGACCGTGGCACCCGCGAGACCTACCACAAGGTCAACGCGCTGTTCGCCGACAAGCTCGCGCCGCTGCTGCGCGAGGATGACATCGTCTGGATCCACGACTACCACCTGATCCCGCTCGGCGCACTGCTGCGCGAGCGGGGCATCGGCTGCCGCATCGGCTTCTTCCTGCACATCCCGATGCCGTCGGCCGACCTGCTGCAGGCCATGCCCGACCATCTGCGGCTGTTCTCCGCGCTGTACGCCTACGACCTGGTCGGCTTCCAGACCCAGCGCGACACCGATCGCTTCCAGACCTACCTGCGCCTGTTCGGGGGCGGACGCGTGCTCGACAACGGCGAGCTGGAAGCACCGGGTGGGCGCCGTTTCCGCGCGGCGGCCTTCCCGATCGGCATCGACACCGAACTGATCGCGCGCCAGGCCGGCACCGCCGCCACGAAGGCCGCGGTGAAGAATCTGCGCAACAGCCTGCGTGACCGCCAGCTGGCGATCGGCGTCGACCGCCTGGATTATTCCAAGGGCCTGCCCGAGCGCTTCCTCGGCTTCGAGCGCTACCTGCAGCGCCACCCGGACCAGCGCGGCTCGCTGACCTACCTGCAGATCGCGCCGGTCTCGCGCGGCGATGTCACCGAGTACCGGCAACTGCGCAGCCAGCTGGAGCAGATCGCCGGCCACATCAACGGCGGCCACGCCGAGCCGGACTGGACACCACTGCGCTACGTCAATCAGAACTTCACCCATGCCACCCTCACCGGCTTCTACCGGGCGGCGGCGGTCGGCCTGGTTACGCCACTACGCGATGGCATGAACCTGGTGGCCAAGGAATACGTGGCCTCGCAGGACCCGGAGGATCCCGGCGTGCTGGTGCTGTCACTGCTGGCCGGCGCTGCCGACGAACTCAAGCAGGCACTGCTGGTGAACCCGCACGACCTGGATGGCGTAGCCGACGCCATCGCCACCGCAGCCACGATGTCGCTGCGCAGGCGCAAGGAGCGCTGGCACGCGATGATGGAGCACCTGCGCACCTACGACATCAACCACTGGCGCCGCAGCTACCTCGACGCACTCGAAGGCTGACGAAAAAGGGGACGGAGGGGATTAAGTCGTTTATGCATAAGCGACTTAATCCCCTCCGTCCCCTTTTTCGTCAATCCAGGAACCGCGCGGCCTGTTCCGGTGCGGGCAGATGGCAGGCGTCATGCCGCCCGAACCAGCGGTAGCGGTTGCGCGCCAGCGCGCGGTACGCCGCATCACGCCAGCCGCGCGGCACCGTCCGCAGCACGCCGGTCAGGCGCCAGACGCCACCCAGCCCAGCCAGTACGCGCAGAATCGCATCGGTATCGGTCCAGGCGCCCTGTGCGTCCAGCAGCAGGAACGACATTGGGTCCTGCGGGTCCAGCCCGTGCGCGCGCAACATCGCGCTGCCCTGCTGCCCCTGCATCGCCGCAAAGCGGTAGCGCCCCCTGCGGTCGAAACGCAGCAGGAAGCGCACCCAGCGGTTGCACAGCGCGCATACGCCATCGAACACGATCACCGCGCTGCCCGCCTCGGCGGCAGCCTCACTGCGGTTCGAGCCAGCCTTCATAGCGGATCAGGGCTCCGGCCCAGGGCAGCGTCACATCGACCAGGAAAGTGTAACGCTCGCCCTGCCAGGCTTCACGGCAGCGCACACCGCCAAACCAGCGCGTCGGCAGCGGCAGCAGCCCGAAGGCCCAGACCCGCCGCACCGACCAGTCGATGCCACCGTCGCGGGCCTGCAGGTCGAACTCGAAGCGCACCGCGCCCAGTTGCTCGCGCAGATGCCCTTCATGCGCCCACAGCCGCGACACCATCGGCCAGCGGCCAAACCGCCGCGCCCATTGCTCGCCCTGCCCGCGTGCACTGAACGCCACTTCGGTGGGCAGCGCGTCACCGTCCTTCGGCAACCGCGCCAGCGCGGCCAGCAGCGGCACCAGCCAGTGCCGCCCCCTCACGATGCGGGCCTGCCCCACGTAGCGGCAGGGCAACGGCGCGGCGTGCAGCGCCTGCACCGGCCCTGCCAGGGTGGCGAAGGCCGGCCCCAGCACGCGCGCGAACAGCGGCGTAGTCAGGGCGCGATCCAGGCCAGGGTCGCCATGCGCCCGGTGCGACGGTCGCGCCGGTGCGAATACAGGTCAGGATCGGCCATGGTCGACACCGTGCCGCCATACACCTGCGCCGGGTCCATCCCCGCCGCCTGCAATCGCTGCCGCGCCAGCGCGAACAGGTCGACCTTCCAGTGGCCTGCGCGGGTGGCCACGAACGCCGCCTCAGCGGCCGGATCATGGCCGACGAAGGCGTGGTAGACCTCCTCGCCGATCTCATAGTCGGCCGGCCCGGCGGCCGGGCCCAGCCAGGCCCGCAGCTGCGCCGGCGGCGTCTGCATGGCGGCCACCGTGGCCTCCAGCATGCCGTCGGCCAGCCCACGCCAGCCGGCATGGGCCGCGCCCACCTCGCTGCCATCGGCCGCGGCAAACACCACGGGCAGGCAGTCAGCGGTCAGGATCGCCAGCACCACGCCCGGCACCGGGGTCACTGCGGCGTCGGCCACCGGTTCGCTGGCGCCAGGCACCGGCGGCGCGGTGAAGCGCAGCACGGTGCTGCTATGCACCTGGCGCAGCCAGTGCGGTGCCGAGGGCAGTGCCAGCCCCTGCTGCAGCAGCTGGCGGTTGTGCTCCACGTTGGCCGGGGTATCACCATCGGCCGCGTGCCGGTTGCCCAGATTGAACTGCGCGAACGGCGCCGGCGAGATGCCCGCGCCATGCCGGCGCGTGGTCAGCGCATGGACGCCTGCCGGCGCCGGCCAGTCCGCCTGCAGCAACGGCAGCGCGGCGGCCATCACCAGCGATCCCGCTCGCGGGCGGCGAAGGCGTCGCTGTCTTCGCGCAGCACCTTCATCAGGTGCAGCATGTCCTCCGGCACCGGCGCGGTATTGCGCACCGGCTCACCGGTGATCGGATGCATGAACTCCAGGGTCTCGGCGTGCAGGGCCTGTCGCTTGAAGCCGCGCAGCGCAGCCACCAGCTCGTCGCTGGCGCCCTTGGGCAGCTTCAGCGCGCCGCCGTACAGCGGGTCGCCGATGATCGGATGGCGCACGTGCGCCATGTGCACGCGGATCTGGTGAGTACGGCCGGTTTCCAGGCGGCACTCCAGCGCGGTGTGCGCACGGAAGCGCTCGCGCAGGCGGTAATGGGTCACCGCTTCCTTGCCGTCTTCGCGCACCGCCATCTTCAGGCGGTCGCGCGGGTGGCGATCGATCGGGGCATCGGCGGTACCGCCCGCCACCAGCGCACCCATCACGATGGCCAGGTACTGGCGGTGCACGTCGCGTGCGGCCAGCTGCTCGACCAGCGCGGTCTGCGCTTCCAGGGTCTTGGCCACCACCATCACACCGCTGGTGTCCTTGTCCAGGCGGTGCACGATGCCCGCGCGCGGCAGCACCGCCACCGACGGGTCGCGGAACAGCAGGGCGTTCACCAGGGTGCCGCTGTGGTTGCCGGCACCGGGGTGGACCACCAGGCCGACCGGCTTGTTGATCACCAGCACGTGCTCGTCCTCGAACAGCACGTCCAGCGGAATGTCCTCCGGCTGGGCATCGGTCTGGGTTTCAAGCACCACGGTGAGGGTGACCACCTCGCCGCCGCGCAGCGGATCGCGCGGGCGCGCCTGGGCGCCGTCCAGCAGCACATCGCCGGACTTGATCCACTCGGTCAGGCGTGAACGCGAGTATTCGGGGAACAGTTCGGCCACGACGGCGTCGAAACGACGGCCGGCAGCGGTGTCGGGGACGATGGCCTGGCGGGCCGATTCAGAGGGTTGTTCAGACATGGCAGGGGGCATTCTTTGAAATTTTGGGGTCCCGGCGGCCGGTTTCAGTCGCTGGACAGGACACTAGGCTATCATCGACCCTTCGTATTCCAGCCGCGTCCCGCCTCGACCCCATGATCCGACGCTCCGCCATGCTCTCCGCGCCCGTCCGCCTCACCGCCCTGCTGCTGGTGCTGGTCATCGCCGCAACCGGCTGCCATCGCGGCGCCAAGAAGGGTGATCGCCCCGATGAAGGGACGCCGGTCGAACAGCTGTACGAGAAAAGCCACAAGCTGATGCAGGGCGGCAACTGGAGCGGCGCCGAAGCCAGCTTCCGCCGCCTGGTGGCCCAGTATCCCTACGGTCCCTACACCGAGCAGGCGATGATCGAAACCGCCTACGCCCAGTACAAGGCCGGCAAGCACGATGACGCGGTGTCCAGCATCGACCGCTTCATCCGTACCTACCCGACGCACCGCAACATCGCCTACCTGTACTACCTGCGCGGCCTGGCCAACTCCAACCGCAGTACGGTTTTCCTGCGCCGCGTATGGTCGTTGGATGCCAGCCGCCGCGATCTGTCCACGCCGCACCAGGCGTACTCGGACTTCAACATCGTGGTTGATCGTTATCCGAACAGCCGCTACGCCGCCGATGCGCGCCAGCGCATGCTGGAGCTGCGTGACGTATTCGCCCAGCACGAGCTGGACAACGCCCTGTACTACATGCGCCGCGGCGCCTGGGTCTCGGCCGTGGGCCGCGCCAACTACCTGCTGGAAACCTACCCGCAGAGCGCCTTCCAGTACGACGCCGTGGCCGTCCTGGCCGATTCCTACACCCACCTGGGCAACAAGACCCTGGCCGACGACGCCCGTCGCGTCCTGCAGCTGAACCAGCCGGACCACCCGTGGCTGGAAGGCAAGTGGCCGAAGTACCCATGGATGGTCCGCAAGCTGAACCCATTCGCCGGCGAGAAGTCCGCCAGCACCGGCCAGCGCAACGCGCGACTGGAAAAGAAGTAAGAGAGGGCCCCGAAAGGGGCCCTTCTTCATTTGTAGCGGTAGTGCCGGCCGCTGGCCGGCAGACCGGCAGCCTGTCCGGGGGCCGAAACAGCCGGCCAGCGGCCGGCTCTACCGTAGATCCACGCCATGCGTGGTGAGCGCCAAGGGGAGCCAAGCCCCCCGGTAGCGGCGGGCCACAAGGCCCACCGCTGCCTCAGCCCTTGTAGCCGTTGCTGATCGGGTAGCGGCGCTCGCGGCCAAAGGCGCGGCGCGAGACCTTCGGCCCCGGCGCGGCCTGGTGTCGCTTCCACTCGCTGATGCGCACCAGGCGCAGCACACGGTCGACCACGGCCGCGTCGTAGCCGGCAGCCACGATCTCCCCGCGCGACTGCTCCTGGTCGATGTAGCGGTACAGGATGCCGTCCAGCACGTCGTAGGCCGGCAGCGAGTCCTGGTCCAGCTGGTTCTCGCGCAGCTCGGCCGACGGCGGGCGGCTGATCACCGCCGGCGGGATCACCGGCGCGCCGCCCACCGTGTTGCGCCACTTGGACAGGCCGAACACCTCGGTCTTGTACAGATCCTTCAGCGGCGCGTAGCCACCGCACATGTCGCCGTAGATGGTGGCGTAGCCGACCGCGTACTCGCTCTTGTTGCCGGTGGTCAGCAGCAGGCCGCCGAACTTGTTGGCCAGCGCCATCAGGATCACGCCACGGCTGCGCGACTGCAGGTTCTCTTCGGTCACGTCCGGCGCGGTGCCTTCGAACATCGGCGCCAATGCTTCCATCAGCCCCTTGAATGCCGGCTCGATCGACACTGCCTCCAGCTTCACGCCCAACGCCTGGCACTGCTCGGCCGCCAGGTCGTTGGACAGGCCCGCGGTATAGCGCGACGGCAGGCGCACGGCGGTCACGTTCTCCGCGCCCATCGCGTCCACCGCCATGGCCAGCACGATCGCCGAGTCGATGCCGCCGGACAGGCCCAGCCACACCTTCTTGAAGCCGTTCTTGCGGCAGTAGTCCTGGATGCCACGGGTTACCGCACGCCAGGCCAGCGCGTCCATGCTCTCGTCGCCGTCGTCCATCCACACGTGCGGCATGAAGCGGCGGGTTTCACCGTCGTACTCCACCACCAGCCACTGGTCGACGAAGGCAGCAGCGGCCGGGTGCACCGTGCCGTCACCGTCGGCCACCACCGAAGCGCCGTCGAACACCAGCGCATCCTGGCCGCCAACCACGTTGAGGTAGGCGATGGCCGCCCCGCTCTCGCGGGTCCGTGCAGCCAGCACGGCGTCGCGCTGGGCATGCTTGCCACGCTCGTAGGGCGAGGCATTCGGCACCACCACCAGCTGCGCACCGGCGCGCATGGTGTCGGCCAGCGGCTCGGCAAACCACAGGTCCTCGCAGATCAGCAGGCCGACCGGAATGCCATTGACCTCGAACACGCAGCTGCCACCGTCCGGATCGACATCGAAATAGCGGCGCTCGTCGAACACCGCGTAGTTGGGCAGTTCGCGCTTGCGGTAGGTCTGCTCGACCAGGCCGTCACGCAGCACGCTGGCGGCGTTGTAGACCACCGCGCCGGCGGCCTGCGGCCAACCAACCACGGCGGTGATGCCGCGGCAGGCGGTGGCGATGCGGGCCATCGCCTGCTCGCACTCGTACAGGAAGCCCGGGCGCAGCAGCAGGTCCTCCGGCGGGTAGCCGCTCACCGCCAACTCGGGGAACATCACCAGCTCGGCGCCGTACTCGTCGCGCGCCTGGCCGATCATCTCGATGATGCGCTCGGTGTTGCCGGCGACATCGCCGACCGGGAAGTCGAACTGCGCCATCGCGATGCGGATCGAAGCCATGGGAATCCAGCCTGTGGTTGCAATGCCGCCATTGTAGCGCCGCGCCATGCGCTCGCCGGGCGCACGCACTGCATGGACAGCCCCGGCTCAGTAGATCCACGCCATGCGTGGATGGGGTTGCCAGGACGGCCAGGGCACCAGACGCAGAAAGGCCGCCCGGAGGCGGCCTTTCTGTTTCAGCAGCCGGCCAGCGGCCGGCTCTACAGCATCGTCTGCCGGAGGCAGTCGATCTTATTTCACCAGCTTGGCGATGGCAGCGCCCAGGTCGCCCGGCGAACGGACGGTGACCACGCCAGCGGCTTCCATCGCGGCGAACTTGCCTTCCGCGGTGCCCTTGCCGCCCGAGGCGATCGCGCCCGCGTGGCCCATGCGCTTGCCGGCCGGAGCCGACGCACCGGCGATGAAACCGACGACCGGCTTCTTCACGTGGTTCTTGATGTACTCGGCGCCGGCTTCTTCAGCGTCACCGCCGATTTCGCCAACCATGATGATGCCTTCGGTCTGCGGATCTTCGTTGAACAGCTTCAGGCAGTCGACGAAGTTCAGGCCGTTGATCGGGTCACCACCGATGCCGATGCAGGTGGACTGGCCCAGGCCGACTTCCGTGGTCTGCTTGACCGCTTCATAGGTCAGGGTGCCCGAACGCGACACGATGCCGATCTTGCCCGGCTGGTGGATGTGGCCCGGCATGATGCCGATCTTGCACTCACCCGGGGTGATGACGCCCGGGCAGTTCGGCCCGATCAGCACGGTGTCCGGATGCGAACGGGTCAGCACGTTCTTGACGCGCAGCATGTCCAGCACCGGGATGCCTTCGGTGATGCAGACGATGACCTTGATGCCGGCAGCAGCGGCTTCCAGGATCGCGTCGGCCGCGTACGGCGGCGGCACGTAGATGACCGAAGCGTTGGCGCCGGTGCTCTGCACGGCGTCGGCAACGGTGTTGAAGACCGGCAGGTCGATGTGGGTGGTGCCACCCTTGCCCGGGGTCACGCCGCCAACAACCTGGGTGCCGTACTCGATCATCTGAGTGGCGTGGAAGGTGCCCTGCTGGCCGGTGAAGCCCTGCACGATCACCTTGGTGTTCTTGTTAATCAAAACAGACATGGGAATTCCTTGGTGTCGAATCAGGCAGCGTTCTTGACAGCTTCAACGATCTTCTTGGCGCCATCGTTGATGTTGTCAGCCGGGATGATGGCCATGCCGCTGTCGCGCAGCAGCTGCTTGCCTTCTTCCACGTTGGTGCCTTCCAGGCGCACCACGACCGGAACCTTGACGCCCACTTCCTTCACGGCGGCGATGATGCCTTCGGCAATCATGTCGCAGCGGACGATGCCGCCGAAGATGTTGACGAAGATGCCTTCAACCTTGTCCGAGGACAGGATCAGCTTGAACGCTTCGATGACGCGCTGCTTGTTGGCACCGCCGCCCACGTCCAGGAAGTTCGCCGGCTCGCCGCCGTTGAGCTTGATGACGTCCATGGTGGCCATGGCCAGGCCGGCGCCGTTCACCATGCAGCCGATGTTGCCGTCCATGGTGACGTAGTTGATGTCCAGCTCCGAAGCGATCACTTCGGTCGGATCTTCCTGGGTCTTGTCGCGCATGGCGACCAGGGCCTTCTGGCGGAACGCGGCGTTGTCGTCGCTGTCGAACTTGCCGTCCAGCGCGTACAGGTTGCCGTCGTCCAGGATGGCCAGCGGGTTGATTTCAACCAGGGCCAGGTCCTTTTCGTTGAACAGGCGGTACAGGTTCACCATGATGCTGGCGAACTGGCCGGCCTGCTTGGCGGTCAGGCCCAGCTTGAAGCCGAAATCACGGCCGTGGTAACCCTGCACGCCTTCGACGAAGTCGACGTTCAGCGAGTGGATCAGCTCCGGGGTTTCAGCAGCAACCTGCTCGATTTCCACGCCGCCTTCCGAAGAGGCGATGTAGGTGATGGTCTTGGTGCCACGGTCGACCAGCACCGACAGGTACAGTTCCTTGACGATCTCGCCGGCGGTGGTCACCAGCACCAGGTTGACCGGCAGTTCAACGCCTGCGGTCTGGTAGGTGGCCATCTTGGTGCCGAGCATCTTGGCCGCAGCGGCCTTCACGTCGTCGGTGGTCTTGCAGAACTTGACGCCGCCAGCCTTGCCGCGGCCGCCAGCGTGGATCTGCGCCTTGACCATCCAGGGGCCCTGGCCCAGGGAGTTGGCAGCGGCAACCGCTTCGTCCGGGGTCGCAGCGACCTTGCCGGCCGGGACCGGGATGCCGTACTCGGCAAGCAGTTGTTTTGACTGGTATTCGTGGAAATTCATGCGTCACCGTGGGAATAGGAACGACCGCACGCAATTCCTCAGGGCCCCGGCGGGGCGCCGGCATGGACCGCGGCGGGCCCACTATTGTGGCCGAGCCAGCGCCGGGGCGCAAAGAAGTCTGTACAAAACGCCAGACCCGGCCAGATTTCCACCGCCATTCAGGCAGTTGCGCCCGGGGGCGCACTGGCCACCGGTATCCATCCCGGGCCAAATGCGCGATCCGGGCCGCTCCGGCGGCGCCGGGCCGGGCGCCCTATACTGGTCAACCAAGGTGTGTAGAGTCGGGTGTGCTCGACGGCTTCCACCGCAGGCCACATCGAAGCGACGTGCCGGACCGGCTTCAGGGGACGCCGAGCAGGCCCGCCGCAGATTCCAGACCCAGGCAGCCAGAAGGGGAGTTCCGGCGTGTCACCCAGTGCTTCATTGATCGACCGCATCGAATCGATTCCGCGGCGTGAGCTGTATTTCTTCGCGCTGTACCGGGTGCTGATCGCCTCGGTCATCGCCGCCCTGCTCTACAGCCCCCTGTCGGCCATGGTCGGCGAAGCCCACCATCCACGGCTCGCCGACACCGTCGCCGCCATCTACCTGGTGCTCTCGCTGCTGGCCCTGGTGATCGGCCGCAACGAACGCTGGCTGCGCCCGATCGTGGTCAGCGGCGTGCTGGTGGACATCGTCGCCGCCACCCTGTTGTCGCATGCCCTGCCGGGTGCCAGCGCCGGCATCTCGATGTCACTGCTGTTCAACATCGCCGCCGCCGCCACCCTGCTGCCGCTCAGCCTGGGGCTGGGCCTGGCGCTGGCCGCCAGCCTCGCCACCGGCGTGGAATACACCTGGAAGCTGCTGGAAGGTGGTGACCCCACCCGTACCCTGGCCGAACTGGCGATGTTCGCCACCAGCTACCTGGCGCTGGCCTTCATCAGCTACCAGGTCGGCAGCCGCGCGCGCCGCAACCAGCAGCTGGCCAACCAGCGCGGCGATGAAGTGGCCAACCTGTTCCAGATCAACGAGTTGATCATCCGCCGCATGCGTACCGGCGTGCTGGTGGTCGACGCCGACAACCGCGTCACCCTGGCCAACGAAGCTGCCTCGATGCTGCTCGGTGACAGCGACGGCAGCGGCGAAAGCGGCCGCCTGGACCTGGCCAGCGCCGCCCCGGAGCTCGCCCGTCGCCTGCAGCGCTGGCGCAACGGCTGGGCGCAGGACGAACTGCCGCTGCAGCTCAACCCCGACCAGCCTGAAGTGCAGCCGCGCTTTGCACGCCTGCTGGCCGGCAGCGACCTGGCCCTGGTGTTCCTGGACGATTCCAGCGTGGTCTCGCGTCGCGCCGAATCGCTCACCCTGTCGGCGATGGGGCGCTTCTCGGCCAGTCTCGCCCACGAGATCCGCAATCCGCTGGCCGCGATCAACTACGCGGTGCAGCTGCTGGAGGAAGGGACCGGCTTCAACGAAAGCGACCGCCGCCTGCTGCAGATCATCCGCCAGCAGTGCCAGCGCACCAACGGCATCGTCGAAAGCGTGCTGGGCCTGGCCCGGCGCGAGCGCGCCACGCCCGAGAACGTCGACCTGGCCGCCTTCGTGCGCCGCTTCGTGCTGGAGTACAAGCAGGGGCAGACGCTGGAGACCGACAGCATCGAACCGATCATCAACGACACCTCGGTGCTGGCCCAGGTCGACACCAAGCATCTCTACCAGGTGCTTACCGTGCTG
The sequence above is a segment of the Stenotrophomonas maltophilia genome. Coding sequences within it:
- the otsB gene encoding trehalose-phosphatase, producing MAEPLPLRPPPPLLDDACALFLDVDGTLIEFAARPDAVQLLPDVREVIGRISDRLEGAVALVSGRPLEQLDQLFAPLKLPAAGLHGHELRGHDGRVLRDEHDDDTAEWLHALHQQAMRFAHGHPGVLVEDKGVGLALHWRGAPHAASDVRAFADRHVRGRASYRLQPGDHVVEFVPVGTDKGRAVRRMMQYLPFRGRLPVFLGDDLTDEFGFDAANVQHGWSVLVGEREPSAAVFALPDIRSVHAWLRENAY
- a CDS encoding glycoside hydrolase family 15 protein; the encoded protein is MTQPDLDLGVVGNGSFGALVDKHARVVWSCLPTFDGDPTFCALLGPNQQTGGDFAIELEDFAGSEQEYLTNTAILRTVLRDAHGGELEILDFAPRWRQNDRFYRPVSLIRQVRPLAGSPRITVRARPLADWGARVPESTWGSNHVRWILPEHVLRLTTDVPVRFIRDGLPFVLNHPIHLILGVDESLNRSISGYVQEAFQRTRDYWREWVRYLSIPLEWQDAVIRSAITLKLCQYEDSGAIIAAMTTSIPEAPGSVRNWDYRYCWLRDAAFVVRALNRLGATRTMEQFLGYIFNLATTDGTLQPLYGIGFEAKLDEDEVPSLSGYRGMGPVRRGNLAWVQRQHDVYGSVVLASTQLFFDRRLQDPGDAHTFARLEPLGEQAFALHDVPDAGLWEFRGRTEVHTYTSAMCWAACDRLCKIAVRLKRDDRARYWRERADTIHARIMAESWSEERGHFTDTFGGQRLDASLLLLADIGFIDALDARFIATVEAIGRDLKHGNSLYRYVAPDDFGEPETSFTICTFWYIDALAAIGHMDEARGMFELLLKQRNHLGLLSEDLAFDTGEAWGNFPQTYSHVGLITAAMRLSRSWQEAS
- the otsA gene encoding alpha,alpha-trehalose-phosphate synthase (UDP-forming) translates to MSRLVVVSNRVAVPGENRAGGLAVGLLAALKERGGMWFGWSGKSVRDGSGTLHRQQDGDIEFVTLDLSKREVDGYYNGFANRTLWPLLHFRLDLVDYDRGTRETYHKVNALFADKLAPLLREDDIVWIHDYHLIPLGALLRERGIGCRIGFFLHIPMPSADLLQAMPDHLRLFSALYAYDLVGFQTQRDTDRFQTYLRLFGGGRVLDNGELEAPGGRRFRAAAFPIGIDTELIARQAGTAATKAAVKNLRNSLRDRQLAIGVDRLDYSKGLPERFLGFERYLQRHPDQRGSLTYLQIAPVSRGDVTEYRQLRSQLEQIAGHINGGHAEPDWTPLRYVNQNFTHATLTGFYRAAAVGLVTPLRDGMNLVAKEYVASQDPEDPGVLVLSLLAGAADELKQALLVNPHDLDGVADAIATAATMSLRRRKERWHAMMEHLRTYDINHWRRSYLDALEG
- a CDS encoding thiol-disulfide oxidoreductase DCC family protein translates to MKAGSNRSEAAAEAGSAVIVFDGVCALCNRWVRFLLRFDRRGRYRFAAMQGQQGSAMLRAHGLDPQDPMSFLLLDAQGAWTDTDAILRVLAGLGGVWRLTGVLRTVPRGWRDAAYRALARNRYRWFGRHDACHLPAPEQAARFLD
- a CDS encoding DUF4166 domain-containing protein codes for the protein MLGPAFATLAGPVQALHAAPLPCRYVGQARIVRGRHWLVPLLAALARLPKDGDALPTEVAFSARGQGEQWARRFGRWPMVSRLWAHEGHLREQLGAVRFEFDLQARDGGIDWSVRRVWAFGLLPLPTRWFGGVRCREAWQGERYTFLVDVTLPWAGALIRYEGWLEPQ
- the pgeF gene encoding peptidoglycan editing factor PgeF, encoding MAAALPLLQADWPAPAGVHALTTRRHGAGISPAPFAQFNLGNRHAADGDTPANVEHNRQLLQQGLALPSAPHWLRQVHSSTVLRFTAPPVPGASEPVADAAVTPVPGVVLAILTADCLPVVFAAADGSEVGAAHAGWRGLADGMLEATVAAMQTPPAQLRAWLGPAAGPADYEIGEEVYHAFVGHDPAAEAAFVATRAGHWKVDLFALARQRLQAAGMDPAQVYGGTVSTMADPDLYSHRRDRRTGRMATLAWIAP
- the rluD gene encoding 23S rRNA pseudouridine(1911/1915/1917) synthase RluD — protein: MSEQPSESARQAIVPDTAAGRRFDAVVAELFPEYSRSRLTEWIKSGDVLLDGAQARPRDPLRGGEVVTLTVVLETQTDAQPEDIPLDVLFEDEHVLVINKPVGLVVHPGAGNHSGTLVNALLFRDPSVAVLPRAGIVHRLDKDTSGVMVVAKTLEAQTALVEQLAARDVHRQYLAIVMGALVAGGTADAPIDRHPRDRLKMAVREDGKEAVTHYRLRERFRAHTALECRLETGRTHQIRVHMAHVRHPIIGDPLYGGALKLPKGASDELVAALRGFKRQALHAETLEFMHPITGEPVRNTAPVPEDMLHLMKVLREDSDAFAARERDRW